The genomic DNA TGCAATGGAATCGTCTCCTATAAGGGAATGTGTGCAAAATGCGGTGATACAACGGTGGATCAAGGCAGATACCATGACTACTATGATGAGTACAGCCCTTATATGGACATTCAGGAGATTCAGCTTGCCGACGGGATTCCGAACAGCAGCTGTACGGATACATGCCTGCATCTTTTCACTTGTAAGAGATGTGGGGAGGAAGAAGGAAGAAGCATTGACATGGTGGAGTTTTGACCATTGAAAAAGGAGTCCCGGATAATAGGGACTCCTTTTTGTTTTTATCGAATGCGTTCTTCAGATTCTGCATCGAAGAAATGCGCTTTATTCATATCCAGTGCCATGGTGATCGTTTCCCCAGCTTGGATATCTGTGCGTGAATCCACCCTTGCGACAAAATCCTGTCCTTCGAGCTGGGAGTACAGCATCGTTTCTGCACCGGTCAGCTCTGATACTTCAATCTTGACTGATATCTTTGCACCCTCTGCAGTATCGATGAAAAGGGGCTCATCATGGATATCTTCAGGACGGACACCCAGGGTGATGGACTTTCCTACTTGACCCTGTTCCCGGAGGACTTTCATTTTCCCTTCCGGAACGAGGACCTTTGTCTTCCCGCATACGAAGTAGTTTTCTTCCAGTTTTCCTTGGAAGAAGTTCATGGCCGGTGAGCCGATGAAGCCGCCTACGAATACATTCTCAGGCTTATCATACACTTCTTTAGGTGAGCCGACCTGCTGAATGACTCCATCTTTCATGACGACGATCCGGGTCGCCATGGTCATGGCCTCCGTCTGATCATGCGTCACATAAATGGTTGTCGTTTGAAGACGCTGATGGAGCTTGGCGATTTCTGCACGCATCTGTACACGCAGTTTAGCGTCAAGGTTGGATAGAGGTTCATCCATGAGGAAGACCTTGGCATCTCGGACAATGGCCCGACCCAATGCGACACGCTGGCGCTGACCACCGGACAATGCCTTCGGCTTACGATCAAGAAGGGCTTCAAGGCCGAGGATCTTAGCAGCTTCCTGGACGCGTCGGTCGATTTCCTTCTTGTCGAACTTCCTTAGTTTAAGGCCGAACGCCATATTATCATATACGCTCATATGAGGGTAGAGAGCATAGTTCTGGAACACCATGGCGATATCACGATCCTTTGGTGCAACGTCATTCACCCGTTTTCCGTCGATGGAGAAATCTCCTTGAGAAATCTCTTCCAGTCCGGCAATCATGCGAAGGGTCGTCGACTTTCCGCAACCTGATGGTCCGACGAAGACGATGAACTCCTTATCCTTGATATGTAGATTGAAGTCGGTGACCGCTGTCACCTTTTTATCATAGATCTTATAGATACTGTCCAGTTTCAATTCAGCCATTTTCAATCTCCCCTTTTCTTTTGTAATCGTTTTCAACTTATTATTCATTGTAGGGGAATTAAGGGGGGATCGATATGGTCAATGTGCACAAAATTCACTCTTCTTCCTTGTTCACCTTGTCATGGAGATGATCCAGGCAGGCAAGATAGGCAAGGATTGCACCCTGAAAGCTTCGTATATCGATACCTGTCTTGTCGATAAAACGTTCGATACGGTACTGAACCGAATTGCGGTGCATGAAAAGCTTCTTCGCGGTCTGGCTTACATTGGCCTGATTTTCAAGGAATACCTTGATGATCTGTGTCCAATCAGGATCTTCTTCCAGTATGGTGATCACATGTCCGAGGAGATGTGTTTTCCACTCAGGTGGCATACAGTGGAGCAGGAAGGATGGCAGTAGTGATTCAACCGAGTGAATGACAGAATGACTAAGCGATGCAGGCATGGTGAACAATTCCCGCTCGAAGGAAAAAGCTTCAGGGAAGGTGGGGCCAAGCGTATGGAACTGTCCCGTGAAGAACAAGGTCGAGACGAAAAAATCCGACTCAATCACATGGGAGATCGTGAACAGCTGCTCATGATCTAGCACTTCGTTGCTTTTTCGTTCAATGAACAGACCTGTCCCGTCACTGAACAAGACCGACTGGACTCCTTCCGGGAGCAGATGGTGAAAGGCTTCCTTCATCATAGAGTGCTCGATTTCACCGTTCATGGAGAATTGGATGATCCTGTATTCATCCTGGGAGATACGAGGTTGATGTCCACCTTCATAGAGGAAAGAAAACCATTCCCGGGCTTCAAATGAGCCGTTGAGTAGGGTAACGGGGGAACCGACTTCGATGAACAAACATTTCAGTAGCTCCACTTCTTCTTCGGTAATTTTATTTCGATCGATTCCAATGAACGTGTCTTCTTCTTCATTTGTAAACCAGGCCTTCCCGAAATCGAGTGTACCCGGTCGGGAGGACCTGACAGCTGCTTCAGGATACTTTTTGAGTAGGGATGTCAGCATGGGGAATGTACCGTCCTTTATTCAGTATATTCCCATTGTACTGAATAAAAAGGACGATGCAAAGAGTCGTGAATTGCAAATATTGTTTGATTGGAATACTATTGTAAGAGGAATTTATCGTGATGAGGTGTACACAATGGAATATACAAAAGAAGTCACAAATCGAATGAAACGCTTGGAAGGCCAAGTACGCGGTGTATTGAAGATGATGGATGATGGGAAGGATTGCAAAGAAGTCGTCACTCAGCTTTCCGCCGTCAGGACTGCCGTGGACCGCACGATCGGACTTGTTGTCGCGAAGAATCTTGAAGCATGCATCAAGGATTCAGAAGAGAAAGGCATGAATACGGAAGAGGCCATTCAGGAGGCAGTCAACCTTTTGGTGAGAAGCCGCTGATTATCAATGAAAGCTGCCGTTTGAAAAAACGGCAGCTTTTTTTTATGGCCTTGGAGGTTCCTCATGGCTGGGCATATCGATCGCCTCTTCAATGTTTGCGATCTGATCGCGCAGGTGAACAGATCCCCCGGACATCCCTTCATTGATGAAACGGTCCACGTCCACAAATGCTTTATCGCGTCCTTCATTCGTGCTATCCGGAAGAAATTCATGTTTCTTATCCATTAGATCGCCTCCTATGGATAGTGTTCAAAAAACGGATGAGAATTATGCATCATTCATAGACGTGGAAAAGCATGAGATCGTGGATCTGTTTGGCACATTTCTCATCGAGAGCAGGCTTGCAGTCGATCCGGCCGTCTTTATGGTAGGTCCCTTCATGCTTGACGCCGCCGTAGAAAAATGAAATATACCAGCCCGGTAACTCTTTGTTTTCATACATGCTCCTGTATTGAAAATGTTGAATCATGCAGCATCACTCCTTAATGATAGTGTAAACGGTTTCTATCGCACTGAAAAGAGTGAAATGGAAAGGAGAGCCTGTCCGTCCCATTGATCTCGTCATCCTATTCACCCGACTCATAAATCCACCTGAGTCTTAATACACTTTATGGAATGGACAAAGGAGGTACGGAGGCATGAATGAATTTATCCGGGATATACAAAAAGCCATAAGCGACGAATGGACAGCCTATCATTTCTATAAAGAATTGCAGAGTCGAACGAATAATCCATTATTTGTGGAGTTCATCAGCTCAGCCCGACAAGATGAGAAAAAGCATTATGATCTATTTCAGTATCTGCATCATCTGCTTACAGGAGAATATTATGAACATAAAAAAGAAAAGGTCGAGTTCACAACCTTTAAAGAAGGGATTCTGCGTGCACTGAAGGACGAGCTGGACTGTGCTTCATACTATCGGGATCTTCTGATGGATATACCGAATCAGCAGGCTTATAAACCGCTCTTTATAGCCATGACTGATGAGACGGCACACTCGACCCGTTTCCAAACGATTTATCAGTCCTTGCGCTGAGGACGGGAGGAGGCAAGGGAGAAAAATGTATCCACAAGCTTCTTGCGTCGGGAGGTTTCAATATCTAGTTCATCGAATATCATCGGCTTGGAGTTGATTTCAAATAAAACGAAGCCTTCCTCTTTCCTTGGAGCGATATCAGCGGAAAACTCCCCAATGAACCCGAGTGATTCGGTGAGCGTTTCCCCGCAGATCTTCATGATGGAATCGAGCACCAGCTTTGTGTCCTCTTTGGCAACATCGTCAAGGGAAATGATCGTTCCCCCTGAGGGGACGTGGGTGGTCACTTCCTGTCGGTGCGACATCCGCACCCCGATTCCCGTCACACTGAATCCATCCTCCGAGGAGAGGACAAGCACTCTGTAGTCATATCGGTGTCCGTTCAGTGACCGACACTGAATGGCCTCCTGGACGATCCAGTCTTTTTCTTCGAACCATTCGGGGTACGCATGCGCCAATCGCTCAGCAGAGGAGAAGTGCTCGATTTTTTTGATACTGCGGCAAATCACCTTCCCATCTTCATGGACCTCGACCTTGCGGATGCCTTTACCTTTGGATGAAAGGGAATGTTTGATATAGATCTGTTTATGTTCTGTCAAAAATTCCTTCAGATGGACGGAATCCTGGATTTGTTCGGTAGCGGGAAGATGGGGACGTAGTTCTTCCCTTTCCCGGAGGATCTGATAAATCTCCCATTTGTTGAAAAAGTGGGGATTGAAGAAAGGAATCTTATGATCTTTACTCCACGAGGTTACATTCAGAAACGCTTCATTTTGTTCGCCCGCCGGAGTGGGAATTCGGTTATAAATGACGTTTGGAAGGGGAAAGTGGCAGGTCACCCATCTGTCCAGCGCATCACTAAAGGCAATGCCGGAAACCGTGTTGCACTCGATATCTCCGGGTGAAAAAACAAAACACATGGCCCCAGCAGCCTGGATGATTTCCTGAAGGGTTTTAAAGAGTTCAAAATTTCCGCGGTAGCGATTCGCCCTGTCCTTATCAGCCAGGATGCCTATGAGGGGGATCACCCCGTCATTGGGAGAGCCTATGGGAAAGGCGTAGGAGTCTTCGGATTTTTTTGATTGCAAAAGAAAGGAATCCAGACCGAACGCATAGGTGGATATACTCCTTTCGTCATGGCAGAAGATTCTTCTCCTTCGATCATATAGGATTCTCATGGCACCAATTCCTCGATGGTTTTGCGAGAGAGGAATACACCAAAGGAGAGGGCAAGCTTTCTTGTGAGGACATCTTCGGCTTTCAGGGAGGGATGGGTGAAGATCGAGCGGCCGGGTTTTGAATTGGCTTCGAACATCCAGATCCGTCCACTCTCGTCGACTCCGAGGTCGAATCCGATTTCTCCCACATAGCCCTCCATATTTGCTTCGATGGAATGCGACAGTCGAATGGCTGCATCCTTGAGCCGGGTTTCTATCACATGCCTTTCATCTTCCGCAAAGAGCTCGCTCAGTACCTTCACTTCCCCTCCGGATTTTGCGTGGGTGGTCACACTTCCGGAACCTGCGACTTTGGCTGCGATGGCCGATACGTGCCACCGTCCTTCATCATCTTTATTCGTATGGACCCTGAAGTCCAGCGGGCGATGGTCATCTTCAATCAGATTGATTCCCTGTTGGATGATGAAGGAATCGAGTTTCCGACCCTTCATGACCGATTGAACAAGGGATTCAAGGTTCTTAAACCGGAGTAGGCGAACCTGCTGGTCGCCGTCCTTGAATCTGCAAAAATATCCATCCTTCCCCCGGTCATACGTGATTTTATGAATTCCGTTCCCGAGACTTCCATTTGCAGGCTTCACGTACACATGCCGGTATGTTGCAAGCATCCGCTCAAGATCACTGATGGATTGGAACTGATGGGTTTCCGGGAGGAAGGCTGCGGCTTCTTCAACCCCTGCCAATCTCTCGAAAAGATCAAGTTTGTTGAAAAAGCCGGGATTATACCACGGAATTCCGTATTCTCCTTGAAGTCGCTCCTTTAGTGAAAGGAAGGAACGTTTTTTTTCGCTCCTGCGGTTGGGGAGGCGGTCGTAGATGACGGTTGGGAACGGGATGAAGTGCCGCTCCCATTGATCGCCAAAGTGAAAAAGGGCATGGATGAGTCCGTCCTCCCACTGGATGTCATGTTCCCCGAACACAAACGGTATGACTCCGAGCGTACCCTGTACAGCAAGCAACCGCTGGAACATGCGCGAGCGTTCCCCGACGGGGTTCATCTTGAACTGCGTGAATCCGGCCGTGAATATGCCGATCAATGCGCCAAGGTAAAGCTCCTCCTCCACCTGATGAAGGTGGAGGCTCCCCACTCCGCGAGGGAGATGCAGGGCATCGGCAAGGGGGGAGCTGATGCCGATGACATTTCGTCCATTGGGGTGTGTCCTGCATTCTGCTTCGACCTTCCTTGTCCCGAGAGTGATGCTTCCCGGTATTGAATCCCTATTGAAAGAAACAGGAAGGTAGAGGAGGAGACGCTCTTCTTGAAAAACTTCAACTTTAAAAGGTTTCAACATCAGTGATCACTCCTCGTGGGTGCAGACTGTGATGATAGATTCATGCAGTGGTCTAAGGGGATGCGGGATAGCTCAGAAGAATCGAGCCCGCCGGTCTGCATGAGTTTATGTCCAGGTTTTGAGTTGATATCGAGCAGCCAAATGGAATGATCAGCACCAATCGTGATATCGATTCCCAGTTCCAGCAACGGTGAAAATCGTTCTTCCAATTCCAGGGGCAGAATGGACAGGATTTCTTTCAGTTCTTCTTCCATGACTGCCCAAGGTGGGCCGGGATGCGCTGCTTTCCACTCATCATAGGGAACATACTCGGCGCCGGAGGATACGTTGGTCAAAATGCCTTCAGGATGTCCGTATCGGAAGGCGCGATGATATTCCTGCCAGTTTCCACTTGGATCTTTCGCCATGTGGATCCGTAGATCATAAGGTCGATCTTGAACTTGATTCTCCAGGCGTCTTTGGATCAGAAAGGTATGTTTCTTCATTAAACGGAGGGTGAATCGCTTGAATTCATCCCGGTTGTGAAATGTATGGGAAAGGATTCCATCCTTTTTCGTCGTTCTGACGATAATTGAAGGACCGTTAGTACGAAGGTGATAGATGCCGAATCCATGGGCTCCGTCCACAGGCTTGATGATGGCTTCTTCTTCGCGATTCAGGAAGGCGGTAAGGTCCTCGACCTCCTTTAGAAGACGTGTGCCGGGGAGATAGGGTGCAAGAGGACCCTTCCGAAGCTCCTCATAGAGGATCCATTTGTTCGGCAAACCGTAGCCAAGGAATGTAACGTGGGGCTGTTGCTTCAACCATTGGACCACCGCCTTTGCCTGCTGTTGCTTTCCTGCTTGATAATAGGTGCGGTCATATAAGTATTCCGGGATCCGAAAGGCATCTTCCTTCCATACCCCGGATTCCCGGCAGTACGTATAGCCCTCAATTCCTTCCGTGAAAGGAGAGAGGTCCTCCGGAGAAAACAAGTGCAGGCAAATCGGATAAGACAAGGATTCCTTGCCTATCCCTGAATAAAGCGGATTGGCAGGGTCGGGGTTCAACGTCAGGATGCCAAGATGATTCATTTTTCTTCCTCCTCTTCTTTCCATATGGAAAGACTATGTTGATACAATCCACGAACCGAGGGTCTTACCGCTTCAGAATGCTGGCTGGAGAGTTTACTTGGTTTGGAGTTTACTTCGATGATCCATGGTTTACCATCAGCATCGATGCCGAGGTCGATGCCAAACTCGGAAAAATGGCCGTCGAGCACCTCGGAAAGATACACAGCTGTACTCAGGCTGATAGCCTTCATATTCTCGTAAATGCCTTTAGAAAGAGGCAGGATGTCGTTCAGGATGGTACGTGGTTTCGCCGTTTGTCCCCCACGATCGACATTCGATACGAATTCGCCGTCTCCGGCAACCCTCGCAACCGATGAGAGGACCGTCCACTCCTGACCGATGCGGTGGCATAGGATACGGAAGTCCAAGGGCCGACCTTTGTACAGACAGAAAGGGATCGTCTCCTGGATGAGATAGGTGGAATTCCTGCACCACGCACGAACTTTTTTCTCCAGTGAGCGGTAGTCCTTGAACGTCTGGTGGCTGTCTCCCGGAAATGAATTCTGTCTTACTTCCCATCCGTCCCCTGAGGTCACCCTGATGATGTTCCTTCCCTTGCTGCCATGGATGTTCTTGATGAACACATCTCCATATGTTGAGAGCATCCCTTCCAACTCATCAACACCAGTGGCAGAAGGAGGGATATGATCCTGGAGGAGCGGATGATGATTCAGTGCTTGATCCACTTCTGACTTAGAGAGAAACCGTGTATTGAAAATAGCGGCCCCCGCTTGTTCCAAACAGGTGACAGCGTGCTTGAATGGGCCTGTGGTCTCAAGTCGCCTGGAAGGAATGCGATTATATAAGACGCTTGGGGAAGGAACGGAACAACCCTCCCAATCACCTTCTGAATAGAGTAGCCCGGTCCCGTCCTTTTGGAGAAAAGATGAAACAGGAAGCAAATAAAGCAAGCCTCCATTTTGACGGAAGAAGCGTTGGCATTCATGGGCATAGTCACTGAGTGATTCTGCCGTTTTGTTGATGAGGATTGCTGTGATCGGTCCAATCCCGATCCCGGCACGGAGCCGATCGACGTGTATATGAAAGACCCGGTCATGTAAGGCATGCGACCAGGGCAAGAAAGAGGTCAGAATCAGGTCATCCGTCGGGGAAGGAAAGCATTCCACCAAGGTGGAAGTCGTACCAACTGTAAGCGTGATCCCATCTTCGAGCATCCAGTCCTCCAAAAGAGTGTGAGGGATGTATATATGAGGTTCCGTCCTTTTTTCGCAAATAATGCGGCATTTCATCCATATCACCCATTCCTCGTTTGCATAACACGTCAAAATGCCCCTATAATGACTTATTGGGCTATTGCTGATATAGCATACTATGTAGGCAGTCACAAAAGGTTCAAATGAACAGGAAAAGGCAGGTGCATATATGAAATGAATGCGTTCATCCTCATTCTTTTCATGGTGGCAGTGGGTGCCCTGATCGGTGGAGTCACGAACCATCTGGCCATCAAGATGCTCTTCAGACCGTATCGGGCTTATTATATCGGGAAATTCCGTATTCCTTTTACTCCAGGTCTCATTCCGAGGAGAAGGGACGAACTGGCCGTATCAATGGGGAAAACCGTAGTGGACCACCTTCTCACTCCGGATAGCCTTCAAAAAAAGATTCTCAATCCGGCTTTTAAGGGAGAAGCGGTCAAGTATTTGAAAGCTGAACTCACCCCGATCTTCCAATCAGAGAAACCGATTGGTGAATGGATCGAAGAGTTCAATATTCCTGTAAATACCATGATGATCCATGATTACCTTGATAAGTGGATTGAAACGAAAGTGATCGAAACAAGGCTAAGCTATGCGGACCGTTCCTTAGGGGAGGCCATGCCTCTTGAATGGAAGGAGAAAGCAGAAGAGAAGATTCCTGCGATTGTGGCGATGATCGCAGGGAAGGCCGAGGACTATTTTACAAGTCCCGAAGGAAAATCAAAGGTAAAGGTGATGATCGATGACTTCCTGAAAGAGAGGGGGAGGCTCGGGAATATGATCGGGATGTTCCTGGGGAATACGTCGGTTGCCGATAAAGTACAGCCAGAGATCGTCAAGTTCATCAAACATCCCGGTACCCAGGAAATCCTCTTGAATCTGATAAGAAGTGAATGGGAGAAACTCCAAGAAAAAACCATTGGTGAATTGACCGTAAGCTTCTCAGATGAGGCCCTGGTCTCATCGGTTCAAAGCTATGCAAAACGGGTTCTGAAGGTGGATGAGTTCTTTTCACGCCCCCTTGGAAGTGTTCTATCCCGCCATGAAGAGACATTTTTCACCAAGCTCCTTCCTGCATGGGTGGACCAAGGTACCGATCTTCTCGGACGCAAGCTCCCAGGGGTGATGGAGAAGATGAATCTTCAAGAAATCGTTCAGGAACAGGTGTCGTCCTTCTCGGTAGGGAGGCTTGAGGAACTGGTCCTTGGCATATCCAAGCGTGAGTTCAAAATGATCACGTACCTTGGTGCCCTGTTGGGTGGGGTCATTGGAATCATCCAAGGAATCTTTGCTCTGTTGATTGGATGATGGAAAAAGGGTCATTCCTAGTATTCGGACACATAGTTTGTTATAGTGGGGATGAAGAAAGTCAGACAGATATTTTAGGAGGCTAAACCTTGGCTATCAACTTATACGATCAAGCAAATGAATTGGAGCGCGCACTCCGTCAAAGTGACGAATTCCAACAGCTGAAAAACATGTATGATGAAGTGAACAGTGACGAATCTGCCAGCAAGATGTTCGAGAACTTCCGCAACATCCAGATGCAGCTTCAACAAAAACAAATGAGCGGTGAAGAAATCACTCAAGAAGAAGTAGAGCAGGCTCAAAAAGCGGCCCAGCTCGTCCAGCAGCACGACAAAATCTCAAAACTCATGGAAGCAGAACAACGCATGAGCATGGTGATCACCGATTTGAATAAAGTCATCATGAAACCACTGGAAGAACTATACGGTTCCGTACAGCAATAATACATGAAATCCCGCCGGCAGATCCGGCGGGATTTTTCTGTGAGTGGATGCAAATTTCAGGCCTCCTTGACCTCCTTGTCATAATTGTCTATTCCTCTTCATAAATGTAAAGAAAGCAGTAGACAACACTTAGGAGGACATCATGATGATCTATAGAATGCTTGCTCTCAATATCGACGGTACGATCGTGAATCAAAGCGGAAAGATTGCAAAGGAAACGAAGGAGGCAATTGAATACGTTCAACATAAAGGGGTTCCTGTCACCCTTGTGACGAGCAGGAGCTTCAACTCGGCAAAGAAAGTGGCTAAATCTCTGAATCTCACAGGTCCCATCATCACTCATGGGGGTGCCTATATCGCCGCTGAACTCGAAAAACCACTCTATGTCAAAAAGATATCCGAGACCATCACCTATGAAATCGCCCACTTCCTTGAAGGATTCCCTTGTCAGATCCAGATGGCCCATGAAAGGCAGTCGATCATCGGGAAAACCAATTCGCCGTCCAAGGAGCTTGCCCGCTTATCGTGGCAGCGGGAATCACGTCTTCTTTACAGCAAGCAATATGTCGACTCCATCAGTGAGCACCTTGCAGCAAATCCGATGACCGTTCCGAAAATCTCCGTGGTCCTTGAGAGGAAGGAAGATGTGTGGGATATCATCGCCGCACTCACAGCCATGTACGATGAAGTAGATGCCATCCCGACTTCGGAAAATAGTCTGGATATCGTTCCGAAAGGCGTATCAAAACTTCGCGGTCTCATGTATCTAACCGAACGCTATGCGTTGAAGAAGGAGCAGGTCGTCATGGTCGGGGCGGGAGTGGATGATATGGACGCCATGAGGTGCTGCGGTCTCGGTGTCGCCATGGGAGGGGCTTCTGCAGAAGTGAGGAAGGCAGCGGACTGGGTGACGAGGAGCCAGCATGAAAAGGGGATCCCGTACTTCATCAGTGAGGTGTTCAGGAAGCAGCATCCGATTCCTTTCCTTAAGAAGATGAATATCATAAAATCTTGATTGCCAAGGCCGGTTCCAATAGGGATCGGTCTTTTTCATACCATCAACGACATTGACCATTCCCATCCCGTTCTTGTACACTTATAAATGCTTATCCAATTGTGAAAGGTGATTACAACGTGAATGTGTTAATTAAAGGCATCGAAGACGAACGATTTGAACGACCTCTTCGATTGATTGCCAATTTATTTTTTGAAGAAACCAAAATCCATTTTGGAAAGTGCGATCACCCCGATTTGGAGATCCATATACATGTATCAGACGCTGAGACAATACAGGCCAGTGCGGAAATCAAATCAGACCAGTCTCCGAAAGCGGTTTATGAAAAAGACTGGTTACCGTATGACACGGAGAAGGAGCGATTCAGACAGCTGAAGACCGCCGTTTCCCATGTGTACCTGAACGTCCTGCAGGAGATGACAGGCATCCAACAGAAATGGGGGATCCTGACGGGAATAAGACCGACGAAATTGATCCACAAACAAAATATGCTCGGGCTTCAGGCAGAAGAGATCCATCATAAGCTGAAGGAAGAGTATTTGATCACCGATGAAAAGATCGATCTTATGCAAAACATCGTGGATCGCCAGCTGTCCGTCGTTCCCGACCTGTATGACGTGAGGGATGAGGTGAGCATCTATATCGGGATCCCCTTTTGCCCGACCAAATGCGCTTACTGTACCTTCCCGGCCTACGCTATCCAGGGCAAGCAGGGCAGGGTGGATTCGTTCCTCGCTGGACTTCATTATGAAATCCGGGAAATGGGGCGGTGGATGAAGGAAAAAGGCGTGAAGATCACGACGATTTACTTCGGAGGCGGTACGCCGACTTCCATCACAGCGGAAGAGATGGATGCCTTGTATGAAGAAATGTACGACTCCTTCCCGGATGTGGACAAGGTGCGGGAAGTGACGGTGGAAGCCGGAAGACCCGATACCATCACGCCTGATAAACTAAAGGTATTGAACAAATGGAATATCGACCGGATCTCCATCAACCCACAATCCTACACTCAGGAAACGCTGAAGGCGATCGGAAGGCATCACACGGTGGAAGAGACGATTGATAAGTTCCATCTGGCCAGGGAAATGGGCATGAATAACATCAACATGGACCTCATCATCGGGCTGCCGGGCGAAGAGCTTCCTGAACTGCAGCATTCCCTTGATGAAACCGAGAAGCTGATGCCTGAATCGTTGACCGTCCACACCCTTTCGTTCAAACGTGCATCAGAGATGACGAAGAATAAGGATAAATATAAGGTGGCCGATCGTCACGAGATCGGACGGATGATGAATCTCGCCGAGGAGTGGACTTCTGCTCATGGATACGAGCCCTATTACCTGTACCGTCAGAAGAACATCCTTGGAAATCTTGAGAACGTCGGTTATGCCCTGCCGGGTCAGGATAGTATCTATAACATCATGATCATGGAAGAAGTGCAGACCATCATCGGGATCGGCTGCGGGGCGGCAAGTAAATTCATCGACCCTGAAACGGGGAAGATCACCCACTTTGCCAATCCGAAGGAACCGAATGCGTATAATCTGACATTCAAAGAGTACACAGACAAAAAAATCGACATCCTCGATGGATTGTTTTCTTGAGAGACTGAGACAAACATATTTCAGTCAGAGTAAACCCGAATTCATTTGCCTGCGATAAGGTATATGAATTCGGTTTTTTTTATTTGTTTTACGAACTGTATACTCCGATGTATCCAGCGGTTCATGTGCAGTATAAAGAAGCTGCGGGGACGTGTCTGTCATGAAAGGATCCCTTTTTTGCTTTGTTCCACCCCCTTTGGTTTTTAGAGAATTGTCGAAATCATGGGGGAGAAAGAGGATTCGGATCAAGGAAATCGAATAAGTAAGAAGGATGGTTTTGTAAGCGATTACTTCGTCGTGACGATCCCGCATGCGCTTCATCTGTACCAGTCCATATAAAGACAAAGGGGAGATACGTTTATGATGCAGACGCCTTTACTTCTAACAGCGATGATGGAACGAGCAGAAAAGTTTTATCCCAAAAAGCACATCGTTTCAAGGACCGAATCGGGCATTCACCGCTTCACCTATAAAGAATGGGGAAAAAGGACGAGGAGACTCGGCAGCGTCCTGAAGAACCTAGGGGTCAAGGAAGGAGATAAGGTGGGGACCCTTGCGTGGAATCATCACCGTCACCTTGAAGGGTATTTTGCAATCCCGTGCATGGGCGCAGTGCTTCACACCATCAACATCAGGCTGTCCCCTCAGCATATCGTGTATATCATCAATCATGCAAAAGACACTGTTCTTCTTGTGGATTCCGATCTTCTACCACTGGTGGAAAAAATCAGGGATCAGATCCCTCATGTCGAGTCCATCATTGTCATGACGGACGGCGAAATGCCTGATTCGACC from Rossellomorea marisflavi includes the following:
- a CDS encoding YheC/YheD family protein, which produces MNHLGILTLNPDPANPLYSGIGKESLSYPICLHLFSPEDLSPFTEGIEGYTYCRESGVWKEDAFRIPEYLYDRTYYQAGKQQQAKAVVQWLKQQPHVTFLGYGLPNKWILYEELRKGPLAPYLPGTRLLKEVEDLTAFLNREEEAIIKPVDGAHGFGIYHLRTNGPSIIVRTTKKDGILSHTFHNRDEFKRFTLRLMKKHTFLIQRRLENQVQDRPYDLRIHMAKDPSGNWQEYHRAFRYGHPEGILTNVSSGAEYVPYDEWKAAHPGPPWAVMEEELKEILSILPLELEERFSPLLELGIDITIGADHSIWLLDINSKPGHKLMQTGGLDSSELSRIPLDHCMNLSSQSAPTRSDH
- a CDS encoding YlbF family regulator, which encodes MAINLYDQANELERALRQSDEFQQLKNMYDEVNSDESASKMFENFRNIQMQLQQKQMSGEEITQEEVEQAQKAAQLVQQHDKISKLMEAEQRMSMVITDLNKVIMKPLEELYGSVQQ
- a CDS encoding YheC/YheD family protein; this encodes MEDWMLEDGITLTVGTTSTLVECFPSPTDDLILTSFLPWSHALHDRVFHIHVDRLRAGIGIGPITAILINKTAESLSDYAHECQRFFRQNGGLLYLLPVSSFLQKDGTGLLYSEGDWEGCSVPSPSVLYNRIPSRRLETTGPFKHAVTCLEQAGAAIFNTRFLSKSEVDQALNHHPLLQDHIPPSATGVDELEGMLSTYGDVFIKNIHGSKGRNIIRVTSGDGWEVRQNSFPGDSHQTFKDYRSLEKKVRAWCRNSTYLIQETIPFCLYKGRPLDFRILCHRIGQEWTVLSSVARVAGDGEFVSNVDRGGQTAKPRTILNDILPLSKGIYENMKAISLSTAVYLSEVLDGHFSEFGIDLGIDADGKPWIIEVNSKPSKLSSQHSEAVRPSVRGLYQHSLSIWKEEEEEK
- a CDS encoding Cof-type HAD-IIB family hydrolase codes for the protein MMIYRMLALNIDGTIVNQSGKIAKETKEAIEYVQHKGVPVTLVTSRSFNSAKKVAKSLNLTGPIITHGGAYIAAELEKPLYVKKISETITYEIAHFLEGFPCQIQMAHERQSIIGKTNSPSKELARLSWQRESRLLYSKQYVDSISEHLAANPMTVPKISVVLERKEDVWDIIAALTAMYDEVDAIPTSENSLDIVPKGVSKLRGLMYLTERYALKKEQVVMVGAGVDDMDAMRCCGLGVAMGGASAEVRKAADWVTRSQHEKGIPYFISEVFRKQHPIPFLKKMNIIKS
- a CDS encoding DUF445 domain-containing protein → MNAFILILFMVAVGALIGGVTNHLAIKMLFRPYRAYYIGKFRIPFTPGLIPRRRDELAVSMGKTVVDHLLTPDSLQKKILNPAFKGEAVKYLKAELTPIFQSEKPIGEWIEEFNIPVNTMMIHDYLDKWIETKVIETRLSYADRSLGEAMPLEWKEKAEEKIPAIVAMIAGKAEDYFTSPEGKSKVKVMIDDFLKERGRLGNMIGMFLGNTSVADKVQPEIVKFIKHPGTQEILLNLIRSEWEKLQEKTIGELTVSFSDEALVSSVQSYAKRVLKVDEFFSRPLGSVLSRHEETFFTKLLPAWVDQGTDLLGRKLPGVMEKMNLQEIVQEQVSSFSVGRLEELVLGISKREFKMITYLGALLGGVIGIIQGIFALLIG
- a CDS encoding coproporphyrinogen III oxidase gives rise to the protein MNVLIKGIEDERFERPLRLIANLFFEETKIHFGKCDHPDLEIHIHVSDAETIQASAEIKSDQSPKAVYEKDWLPYDTEKERFRQLKTAVSHVYLNVLQEMTGIQQKWGILTGIRPTKLIHKQNMLGLQAEEIHHKLKEEYLITDEKIDLMQNIVDRQLSVVPDLYDVRDEVSIYIGIPFCPTKCAYCTFPAYAIQGKQGRVDSFLAGLHYEIREMGRWMKEKGVKITTIYFGGGTPTSITAEEMDALYEEMYDSFPDVDKVREVTVEAGRPDTITPDKLKVLNKWNIDRISINPQSYTQETLKAIGRHHTVEETIDKFHLAREMGMNNINMDLIIGLPGEELPELQHSLDETEKLMPESLTVHTLSFKRASEMTKNKDKYKVADRHEIGRMMNLAEEWTSAHGYEPYYLYRQKNILGNLENVGYALPGQDSIYNIMIMEEVQTIIGIGCGAASKFIDPETGKITHFANPKEPNAYNLTFKEYTDKKIDILDGLFS